Proteins from a genomic interval of Nocardioidaceae bacterium:
- a CDS encoding methyltransferase domain-containing protein, whose amino-acid sequence MTSLQGSTPTPARRRRRSADQLPDDTRTVEFHEVFAAALAGATCSVIGDAVGEQQLPMARWAGEADDSDDTLLALCEGPTLDVGCGPGRMASRLAELGHVVLGVDIVAAAVRRTRDRGVSAIQRDLFERLPGEGRWQTALLADGNIGIGGDPVTLLARMVELVTPGGHVIVEAAPPGGGLQVHEVRLQAGQLQSSPFPWAVLAVDHVEHLVRDLPLELTEIHRIGRGENSRWVAALTREDEQ is encoded by the coding sequence GTGACGAGTCTCCAGGGGAGTACGCCGACCCCGGCGCGCCGCCGGCGCCGCTCCGCCGACCAGCTGCCCGACGACACCCGTACGGTCGAGTTCCACGAGGTCTTCGCCGCGGCGCTGGCGGGCGCCACCTGCAGCGTCATCGGCGACGCGGTGGGTGAGCAGCAGCTGCCCATGGCCCGGTGGGCCGGCGAGGCCGACGACTCCGACGACACGCTGCTGGCGCTCTGCGAGGGGCCGACGCTCGACGTCGGATGCGGTCCGGGGCGCATGGCCTCGCGGCTGGCCGAGCTCGGGCACGTCGTGCTCGGTGTCGACATCGTCGCCGCCGCGGTGCGCCGCACGCGCGACCGTGGCGTGTCCGCGATCCAGCGCGACCTCTTCGAGCGCCTCCCGGGCGAGGGTCGCTGGCAGACGGCGCTGCTGGCGGACGGCAACATCGGAATCGGCGGCGACCCCGTGACGTTGCTGGCACGCATGGTCGAGCTCGTCACCCCCGGCGGCCATGTGATCGTCGAGGCGGCCCCTCCGGGTGGCGGTCTCCAGGTGCACGAGGTGCGGCTCCAGGCCGGGCAGCTGCAGAGTTCGCCGTTCCCGTGGGCAGTCCTCGCGGTCGACCACGTCGAACACCTGGTGAGGGATCTCCCGCTCGAGCTGACGGAGATCCACCGGATCGGCCGCGGTGAGAACTCGCGCTGGGTGGCCGCCCTGACCAGGGAGGACGAGCAGTGA
- a CDS encoding DUF2064 domain-containing protein, whose protein sequence is MTEYLVMAKAPVPGRVKTRLGADIGAEAAADLAALSLLDALEAGAGAFGPQHCHLALEGDLLEAVRSRELREALLDWTVRPQVDGQLGVRIAAAHRDLAEAGVRGPVLQVGMDTPQVDVDRLHELALALLDPAGPDALLGEATDGGWWVLGTRDPRVADAVATVPMSTPTTYADTLAALVGSGVIVGPCRVLTDVDHVGDAARVAAQAPHSRFGRAWTALAATTTRGDAAAELHPPAEEAP, encoded by the coding sequence GTGACCGAGTACCTCGTCATGGCCAAGGCGCCCGTGCCCGGCCGGGTCAAGACACGTCTCGGCGCGGACATCGGCGCGGAGGCGGCGGCCGACCTCGCCGCCCTCAGCCTGCTCGACGCGTTGGAGGCGGGAGCCGGCGCCTTCGGACCGCAGCACTGCCATCTCGCCCTCGAAGGCGACCTGCTGGAAGCCGTACGCTCCCGCGAGCTGCGCGAGGCGCTCCTGGACTGGACCGTGCGACCCCAGGTCGACGGCCAGCTGGGCGTACGCATCGCCGCGGCCCACCGCGACCTGGCCGAGGCCGGCGTCCGCGGCCCCGTGCTGCAGGTCGGCATGGACACCCCCCAGGTCGACGTCGACCGTCTGCACGAGCTCGCCCTCGCGCTGCTCGACCCTGCGGGGCCGGACGCTCTGCTCGGCGAGGCCACCGACGGCGGCTGGTGGGTGCTCGGCACGCGCGATCCCCGGGTGGCCGACGCGGTCGCGACGGTTCCCATGAGCACCCCCACGACGTACGCGGACACGCTCGCCGCGCTGGTCGGCAGCGGCGTCATCGTCGGGCCCTGCCGTGTGCTCACCGACGTCGACCACGTCGGCGACGCCGCCCGCGTCGCCGCGCAGGCACCCCACTCACGCTTCGGGCGCGCCTGGACGGCCCTCGCGGCGACGACGACCCGCGGCGACGCGGCCGCCGAGCTCCACCCGCCCGCGGAGGAGGCCCCGTGA
- a CDS encoding glycosyltransferase family 2 protein, with protein sequence MPGLCDLVLPCKDEGPALRGLLPRVPEVFDVIVVDNGSVDDTASVALAHGATVVTEQVSGYGAAVHAGVEAAGADYLAVMDGDGSFDPDELLPMLDDVVSGRADMAVGRRRPVGRGVWPWHARAGNRLVVAILRRRSGFAAHDIAPMRVCRTQALLDLGVEDRRFGYPLELLSRAQDAGWRLVEHDVTYHPRAAGTRSKVSGSVRGTVRVARDFARVLT encoded by the coding sequence ATGCCAGGGCTGTGCGATCTCGTCCTTCCCTGCAAGGACGAGGGTCCCGCCCTGCGCGGCCTCCTGCCGCGGGTCCCGGAGGTCTTCGACGTCATCGTGGTGGACAACGGCTCGGTGGACGACACCGCGAGCGTGGCCCTGGCCCACGGCGCCACGGTCGTGACCGAGCAGGTGTCCGGGTACGGCGCCGCCGTGCACGCAGGAGTGGAGGCCGCCGGGGCGGACTACCTCGCCGTCATGGACGGCGACGGGTCCTTCGACCCCGACGAGCTCCTCCCGATGCTCGACGACGTCGTCTCGGGGCGCGCCGACATGGCCGTAGGGCGCCGCCGACCGGTCGGGCGCGGCGTCTGGCCGTGGCACGCCCGCGCGGGCAACCGCCTGGTCGTCGCCATCCTGCGCCGCCGCAGCGGGTTCGCGGCCCACGACATCGCCCCGATGCGCGTGTGCCGCACCCAGGCACTCCTCGACCTCGGGGTCGAGGACCGGCGCTTCGGCTACCCCTTGGAGCTGCTCTCCCGCGCCCAGGACGCGGGCTGGCGCCTGGTCGAGCACGACGTCACCTACCACCCGCGGGCGGCCGGCACCCGGTCGAAGGTCTCCGGCTCGGTGCGTGGCACCGTCCGGGTCGCACGCGACTTCGCGAGGGTCCTGACGTGA
- the hemG gene encoding protoporphyrinogen oxidase, whose translation MAVVGGGIAGLSAARRLLLGRPDLDVVVLDAADRVGGKLRLAEVGGVEVDVGAESLLFRRPEAVDLAREVGLGDDLEHPATYAARVWSRGARRPLPRSVMGVPGDQASLEESGLLSAEGLRRALAEPDLPETDVERLIAAGEDVGVGELVAARFGDEVVDRLLEPLLGGVYAGEARRLSLRACTPQVLALTDQGTSLTAAAASVLAAPASQVPVFAGLRGGVGRLPAALAADLQRRGATVRTGVTVREVTRTPSGFRLTTGPAPAPEHLDVDAVVLATPATPSSRLLAHLLPSAAGALGGIAYASSAVVTFALEAGSDGADVPLEGSGFLVPPVEGRLVKAATFSRRKWSWVHEAGATADRPVALIRVSVGRVGEEHHLQVDDEQLVRRCLVDLTAALGAPLPAVVDARVTRWGGGLPQYAPGHLDLVASVRDQVAGVAGLAVCGAAYDGVGVPACIASGTRAAEALLADAAQWAT comes from the coding sequence GTGGCGGTGGTCGGAGGCGGCATCGCGGGCCTGTCCGCGGCTCGGCGGCTGCTGCTGGGACGGCCGGACCTGGACGTCGTGGTCCTCGATGCGGCCGACCGGGTCGGCGGCAAGCTCCGCCTCGCCGAGGTCGGCGGCGTCGAGGTCGACGTGGGCGCCGAGTCCTTGCTCTTCCGCCGACCCGAGGCGGTCGACCTCGCCCGTGAGGTCGGGCTCGGCGACGACCTCGAGCACCCGGCGACCTACGCCGCCCGCGTGTGGAGCCGCGGCGCCCGGCGCCCGCTGCCACGGTCGGTCATGGGTGTGCCCGGCGACCAGGCCTCGCTCGAGGAGTCCGGGCTGCTCTCCGCCGAGGGACTGCGCCGTGCCCTCGCCGAACCCGACCTGCCGGAGACCGACGTGGAGCGGCTGATCGCGGCGGGGGAGGACGTGGGCGTCGGCGAGCTCGTCGCCGCCCGCTTCGGCGACGAGGTGGTCGACCGGCTCCTCGAACCCCTCCTCGGCGGCGTGTACGCCGGTGAGGCCCGACGTCTCTCGCTGCGCGCCTGCACCCCTCAGGTGCTCGCCCTGACCGACCAGGGGACGTCGCTCACCGCGGCCGCTGCCTCGGTCCTCGCGGCGCCCGCGAGCCAGGTGCCGGTCTTCGCCGGGCTCCGCGGTGGCGTCGGCCGTCTCCCCGCCGCGCTCGCGGCGGACCTGCAGCGACGCGGCGCCACCGTGCGCACCGGGGTCACCGTGCGCGAGGTGACGCGGACGCCCAGCGGCTTCCGCCTCACCACGGGCCCCGCGCCCGCGCCGGAGCACCTCGACGTCGACGCCGTCGTCCTGGCGACGCCCGCGACACCGTCGAGCCGCCTGCTCGCGCACCTGCTGCCGTCCGCCGCGGGTGCCCTCGGCGGCATCGCGTACGCCTCCAGTGCCGTCGTGACCTTCGCGCTCGAGGCCGGCAGCGACGGCGCGGACGTGCCGCTCGAGGGCTCGGGTTTCCTCGTTCCTCCGGTGGAGGGTCGTCTCGTCAAGGCCGCGACCTTCTCCCGACGCAAGTGGTCCTGGGTGCACGAGGCCGGGGCCACCGCCGACCGGCCGGTCGCCCTGATCCGGGTCTCGGTGGGCAGGGTGGGGGAGGAGCATCACCTGCAGGTCGACGACGAGCAGCTCGTACGCCGCTGTCTCGTCGACCTCACCGCAGCTCTGGGCGCACCGCTGCCCGCTGTCGTCGACGCCCGCGTGACCCGGTGGGGCGGCGGCCTCCCGCAGTACGCGCCGGGTCACCTCGACCTGGTCGCCTCCGTCCGCGACCAGGTCGCGGGCGTGGCGGGACTGGCCGTGT
- a CDS encoding molybdopterin-dependent oxidoreductase — protein MSQIATRIDERVPTPESFTSDVHSPAVTARVGSWLGIAFTICFVTGLVSHWAYAPNPWIPFPTAPSWGYRLNQGLHIASGFVSVPLLLVKLGVVYPKLFRRPPPLRRVKALALEVAERLSIAVLVAAAVFQVAIGVLNQAQQYVFPFPFRSVHYAMSWVLIGALVVHIAVKLPTISAALGSRLESRDLDPDHLESGSGLSRRGLLTVTGIAGLGALLTTVGQSLPGFRQVSVLATRSGTGPQGVPINVTADQARVIDAAQDPSYALEIVVGDRTETFTRQQLLDMPQVTETLPIACVEGWSADGTWTGPRVAALLDAVDAPRDADLRIISLQERGAFSQTVMPANFARHPSTLLALKLYGDDLVLDHGYPARVIAPNRPGVMQTKWVTRIEVMT, from the coding sequence GTGAGCCAGATCGCCACACGCATCGACGAACGGGTCCCCACGCCCGAGTCCTTCACCTCCGACGTCCACAGTCCCGCTGTGACCGCGCGGGTCGGGTCCTGGCTCGGCATCGCCTTCACGATCTGCTTCGTCACCGGACTCGTGAGCCACTGGGCGTACGCGCCGAACCCCTGGATCCCCTTCCCGACCGCCCCGTCCTGGGGCTACCGCCTGAATCAGGGGCTGCACATCGCGTCCGGCTTCGTCAGCGTGCCGCTTCTCCTGGTCAAGCTCGGTGTCGTCTATCCCAAGCTGTTCCGCAGGCCCCCGCCGCTGCGCCGGGTCAAGGCCCTGGCCCTCGAGGTGGCCGAACGCCTCTCCATCGCCGTCCTGGTCGCCGCCGCGGTCTTCCAGGTCGCCATCGGCGTCCTCAACCAGGCCCAGCAGTACGTCTTCCCGTTCCCCTTCCGGTCCGTGCACTACGCGATGTCCTGGGTGCTCATCGGGGCACTCGTCGTGCACATCGCGGTGAAGCTTCCGACCATCAGCGCCGCACTCGGGTCACGACTGGAGTCCCGCGACCTCGATCCGGACCACCTGGAGTCCGGTTCCGGACTGTCGCGGAGAGGACTGCTGACCGTCACGGGCATCGCCGGCCTGGGCGCCCTGCTGACCACCGTCGGGCAGTCGCTGCCGGGCTTCAGGCAGGTCTCGGTGCTCGCCACGCGGTCCGGCACCGGCCCCCAGGGCGTGCCGATCAACGTCACCGCCGACCAGGCCCGCGTCATCGACGCGGCGCAGGACCCGTCGTACGCCCTGGAGATCGTCGTCGGAGACCGCACCGAGACCTTCACGCGGCAGCAGCTCCTGGACATGCCGCAGGTCACCGAGACCCTGCCGATCGCCTGCGTCGAGGGGTGGTCGGCCGACGGCACCTGGACCGGCCCCCGCGTGGCCGCGCTGCTGGACGCGGTCGACGCCCCCCGCGACGCCGACCTGCGCATCATCTCCCTGCAGGAGCGGGGCGCGTTCTCCCAGACCGTCATGCCGGCGAACTTCGCCCGCCACCCGAGCACGCTGCTCGCCCTGAAGCTCTACGGCGATGACCTCGTGCTCGACCACGGCTACCCCGCCCGTGTCATCGCGCCCAACAGGCCTGGCGTGATGCAGACGAAATGGGTCACCCGCATCGAGGTGATGACGTGA